From a single Arthrobacter sp. SLBN-112 genomic region:
- the nagB gene encoding glucosamine-6-phosphate deaminase — translation MEIVILGGSRQIGKLAADAIEQLVRRKPAAVLGLATGSSPLPVYDELAARHEQGLDFSRASGFALDEYVGLPAGHPESYREVVRREFTNRVNIAPENVHGPDGTATDIPAACAAYEQAIAEAGGVDLQLLGVGTDGHIGFNEPGSSFASRTRIKSLIEQTRRDNARFFNSLAEVPHHVITQGLGTIMAARHVILLATGAQKAQAVRDFVEGPVAAICPASVLQFHPHATVLLDEAAASALKLADFYRHTYENKPAWQGL, via the coding sequence ATGGAAATCGTCATCCTTGGCGGCAGCAGGCAGATCGGAAAGCTCGCAGCCGACGCCATTGAACAGCTGGTCCGGCGCAAGCCGGCCGCCGTCCTTGGCCTGGCCACCGGGTCCTCGCCGCTGCCCGTCTACGACGAACTGGCCGCCCGGCACGAACAGGGGCTGGACTTCAGCCGTGCCTCCGGATTCGCGCTGGACGAATACGTGGGCCTGCCGGCAGGCCATCCCGAGTCCTACCGCGAGGTGGTGCGCCGTGAATTCACCAACCGGGTGAACATCGCGCCGGAGAACGTCCATGGCCCCGACGGAACCGCTACCGACATCCCCGCAGCCTGCGCCGCGTACGAACAGGCCATCGCCGAGGCAGGCGGCGTGGACCTGCAGTTGCTGGGCGTGGGCACCGACGGCCACATCGGCTTCAATGAACCAGGCTCTTCCTTCGCATCCCGGACCAGGATCAAGAGCCTGATCGAGCAGACCCGCAGGGACAACGCCAGGTTCTTCAACAGCCTCGCAGAGGTGCCGCACCACGTCATCACCCAGGGGCTGGGCACCATCATGGCCGCCAGGCATGTGATCCTGCTGGCAACGGGGGCGCAAAAGGCCCAGGCTGTCCGCGACTTCGTCGAAGGGCCGGTGGCAGCCATCTGCCCCGCGTCGGTGCTGCAGTTCCATCCGCACGCCACCGTCCTGCTGGACGAGGCCGCCGCTTCCGCCCTGAAACTGGCGGATTTCTACCGCCACACCTACGAGAACAAGCCGGCCTGGCAGGGGCTTTAG
- a CDS encoding transporter, with the protein MVAHLLRLKLTLLRNGLRRSPWQLVGMAIAGLYALGVVATLIIALVLLRNANPVTAHTAVVLGGSAAVLGWGVIPVVASATDMTLDPARFTTFAVPMKQLLAGLALGGLIGIPGLATALVALSTVVTWSRGVLPALAALLGAALGVMTCVVLAKVVTTATASLAASRRFKDISAIAFMVPLVLLGPIVAGVGRGISASTGFLPGFARTLSWTPLGAPWALGGDIASGRPGQAAAKLLVSVAVLGTLAWCWKLLLERALVTPPFAGAGKRRGRRLGLFGVLPATPAGAVMARSLTYWLRDPRYSGSLVVIPLLPVVLAFQGAQTGSYGSLAFLAPVAAFILAWSISADVSYDNTAFALHLAIGVRGVADRLGRALACLTFALPVVLAFSMGYAAFTHNWAALPGQLGFSLGILFTGLGLSSVVSARYTVTVPLPGDSPFKKPPGNVGQTLAVQFVGMLVLMVLVLPEAALLVAQAVTGNVLFGWLNLAAGTIVGLVLFLAGVRLGGKWLEARGPELLAQVTVNR; encoded by the coding sequence ATGGTTGCGCACCTTCTGAGGCTCAAGCTCACGCTGCTGCGCAACGGGCTGCGCCGCAGCCCCTGGCAGCTGGTGGGCATGGCCATCGCAGGGCTCTATGCGCTGGGGGTGGTGGCGACACTGATCATCGCCCTGGTCCTGCTGCGCAACGCAAACCCCGTGACTGCACACACCGCAGTTGTCCTCGGCGGCTCCGCCGCTGTGCTTGGCTGGGGCGTCATACCGGTGGTGGCATCCGCCACGGACATGACCCTTGATCCGGCGCGCTTCACCACCTTTGCGGTTCCCATGAAGCAGCTGCTCGCCGGCCTGGCCCTTGGCGGGTTGATCGGCATCCCGGGCCTGGCCACCGCGCTCGTGGCCCTGTCCACGGTGGTGACCTGGTCCCGCGGAGTGCTTCCCGCGCTCGCAGCCCTCCTGGGGGCAGCCCTGGGCGTGATGACCTGCGTCGTACTGGCCAAGGTGGTCACCACCGCAACGGCAAGCCTGGCTGCTTCCCGGCGGTTCAAGGACATCAGCGCCATCGCGTTCATGGTGCCCCTGGTCCTGCTGGGACCCATCGTGGCAGGGGTTGGCCGCGGCATCAGCGCGTCCACCGGGTTCCTGCCCGGGTTCGCCCGGACGCTGTCCTGGACCCCGCTCGGAGCACCGTGGGCGCTTGGCGGGGACATCGCTTCCGGCCGGCCCGGGCAGGCCGCTGCCAAGCTGCTGGTGTCCGTGGCGGTCCTCGGCACCCTGGCCTGGTGCTGGAAGCTGCTGCTCGAGCGCGCGCTGGTCACCCCGCCATTCGCCGGTGCCGGCAAGCGCAGGGGCCGCCGCCTGGGTCTGTTCGGCGTGCTGCCGGCCACCCCCGCCGGCGCCGTGATGGCCAGGTCGCTCACCTACTGGCTTCGGGACCCGCGGTATTCAGGTTCGCTGGTGGTAATCCCACTGCTTCCGGTGGTGCTGGCGTTCCAGGGTGCCCAGACCGGGAGCTATGGCAGCCTTGCCTTCCTCGCCCCGGTGGCGGCCTTTATCCTGGCCTGGTCCATCTCCGCGGACGTCTCCTATGACAACACCGCCTTTGCGCTGCACCTGGCCATCGGGGTCCGCGGGGTAGCGGACCGGCTTGGCCGGGCCCTGGCGTGCCTGACCTTCGCCCTGCCGGTGGTGCTGGCGTTCTCCATGGGGTACGCGGCATTCACCCACAACTGGGCCGCGCTGCCGGGCCAGCTGGGGTTCAGCCTGGGAATCCTCTTCACGGGCCTCGGGCTGTCCTCGGTGGTCTCGGCCCGGTACACGGTAACGGTCCCGCTCCCTGGCGACAGCCCGTTCAAAAAGCCTCCGGGCAACGTGGGGCAGACCCTGGCCGTGCAGTTCGTGGGGATGCTGGTCCTGATGGTCCTGGTCCTGCCCGAGGCCGCGCTGCTGGTTGCCCAGGCTGTCACGGGGAACGTCCTGTTCGGCTGGCTCAACCTGGCCGCAGGAACAATCGTTGGCCTGGTCCTCTTCCTGGCCGGTGTCCGCCTTGGCGGCAAGTGGCTCGAGGCTCGGGGGCCCGAGCTTCTGGCGCAGGTAACCGTCAACCGCTGA
- a CDS encoding ABC transporter ATP-binding protein, whose product MTAPIPDQASNTGPVAALSIRGLAKRFGGKIAVDGISLEVPAGSFFGIVGPNGAGKTTTLSMATGLLRPDFGTAVVHGVDVWQHPLEAKRLMGILPDGVRLFDRLTGEQLITYAGLLRGMDKAVVAARVGELLAAMDLTQDAGTLVVDYSAGMTKKIALASALIHAPRLLVLDEPFEAVDPVSAANIRSILDRYVASGGTVIVSSHVMDLVQRMCDHVAVVARGRLLAAGTVDEVRAGASLEDRFVQLVGGHSHTEGLEWLRTF is encoded by the coding sequence ATGACTGCTCCGATACCTGACCAGGCGTCGAATACCGGGCCCGTGGCGGCCCTTTCCATCCGCGGGCTCGCCAAACGGTTCGGCGGGAAAATCGCGGTGGACGGCATCAGCCTGGAGGTCCCCGCGGGTTCGTTTTTCGGAATCGTGGGCCCGAACGGTGCGGGCAAGACCACCACGCTGTCCATGGCCACCGGCCTCCTGCGCCCCGACTTCGGAACGGCGGTGGTGCACGGGGTGGATGTCTGGCAGCACCCGCTCGAAGCCAAGCGGCTGATGGGGATCCTGCCGGACGGCGTCCGGCTCTTCGACCGGCTCACAGGAGAACAGCTGATTACGTATGCCGGGCTGCTGCGCGGCATGGACAAGGCCGTGGTGGCTGCCCGGGTGGGGGAGCTGCTGGCAGCCATGGACCTGACGCAGGACGCCGGCACGCTGGTGGTGGACTATTCGGCCGGCATGACCAAGAAGATCGCCCTGGCCTCCGCCCTGATCCACGCCCCGCGGCTCCTGGTCCTGGATGAGCCCTTCGAAGCGGTGGATCCTGTGTCGGCCGCGAACATCCGCTCCATCCTGGACCGGTACGTGGCCTCCGGCGGGACCGTCATCGTGTCCAGCCACGTGATGGACCTGGTCCAGCGCATGTGCGACCACGTTGCCGTGGTGGCCCGTGGCCGGCTGCTGGCGGCGGGGACCGTGGACGAGGTACGCGCCGGCGCCTCCCTTGAGGACCGCTTCGTGCAGCTGGTCGGCGGCCACAGCCACACGGAAGGGCTGGAATGGTTGCGCACCTTCTGA
- a CDS encoding Na+/H+ antiporter: MDIALGLLVIVAVVCAGSAVGRRFNIPVPLLLVLAGVAGSFLPFIPPVELNPELVLVGLLPPLLYAAAFRTSLFDFKTNRRSIGLLSVGYVIFGTLGVGLVVWWLFPEIPLAAAIALGAVVAPPDAVAATAIARKVGMPRRIVNILEGESLVNDATALVCLRAALAAIAGSVSVLDVAGGFVVAAGGGLAVGLAAAYLLTEIRKRISNVAINTSTSLMAPFVAFLPAEAIHASGVLAVVVTGLVMGTKAPSMPNGAARQSARSNWDTVQFLLENAVFLLIGLQVRSIIDSVQDDSLGAGRVWLGCAVILLAVLVLRPVWVFPATYLPRLVPSVQRADPAPPWQFPAIVSWAGMRGVVTLAAVLTLPDDLEHRNVLVLAAMVVVAGTLVLQGFTLPPLVRALGLPGPDRREDALNQASLMQLATAAGMNRLEQLRRDSDPPEVMDMLRRRTQERGLAAWERLGRSAAEAATPSQRYAQLRMAMLEAERDKVLELRRGGDFAHEVLSEVLERLDVEESMLDASLNELGAAAEGGGEGLSQPGGICDHLTATMPSPAPANPSCAACEREGTTPVHLRMCLGCGNVACCDSSVGRHASRHFKESGHPVMRSIEPGEEWRWCYVDDLLG, encoded by the coding sequence ATGGACATTGCGTTGGGCCTGCTGGTGATCGTTGCTGTGGTGTGTGCCGGCAGCGCCGTGGGCCGCAGGTTCAACATCCCGGTTCCGCTGCTGCTGGTCCTGGCGGGGGTGGCGGGATCGTTCCTGCCGTTCATTCCGCCGGTGGAGCTGAACCCCGAACTGGTGCTGGTGGGCCTGCTGCCGCCGCTGCTCTACGCGGCCGCGTTCCGCACCTCGCTGTTCGACTTCAAGACCAACCGCCGGTCCATCGGCCTGTTGTCCGTGGGCTACGTCATCTTCGGCACCCTGGGAGTCGGGCTCGTGGTGTGGTGGCTCTTCCCCGAAATCCCGCTGGCGGCCGCCATTGCCCTTGGCGCAGTGGTGGCGCCTCCGGACGCCGTCGCCGCCACGGCCATCGCGCGGAAGGTGGGAATGCCGCGCCGGATCGTCAACATCCTGGAAGGCGAATCACTGGTCAACGACGCCACGGCGCTGGTGTGCCTGCGCGCCGCCCTGGCGGCCATCGCCGGCTCCGTCTCGGTACTGGATGTGGCCGGCGGCTTTGTGGTGGCGGCCGGCGGGGGCCTGGCGGTGGGCCTCGCCGCCGCTTACCTCCTCACCGAAATCAGGAAACGGATCAGCAACGTAGCCATCAACACCTCAACATCGCTGATGGCACCGTTCGTTGCGTTCCTGCCCGCCGAGGCGATTCACGCGTCCGGCGTGCTCGCCGTCGTCGTGACCGGCCTCGTGATGGGCACCAAGGCGCCCTCCATGCCCAACGGTGCCGCGCGGCAAAGCGCCCGGAGCAACTGGGACACTGTCCAGTTTCTGCTGGAGAACGCCGTGTTCCTCCTGATCGGCCTGCAGGTTCGAAGCATCATTGACAGCGTCCAGGACGATTCGCTGGGCGCCGGCCGGGTGTGGCTCGGCTGCGCCGTGATCCTGCTGGCGGTGCTGGTGCTGCGCCCCGTCTGGGTCTTTCCGGCCACGTACCTGCCCCGCCTGGTTCCTTCCGTGCAGCGGGCAGACCCTGCGCCGCCCTGGCAGTTTCCCGCCATCGTGTCCTGGGCGGGCATGCGCGGGGTGGTCACCCTTGCCGCCGTCTTGACGCTGCCGGATGACCTGGAGCACCGCAACGTGCTGGTCCTGGCCGCCATGGTGGTGGTGGCCGGCACCCTGGTGCTGCAGGGATTCACGCTGCCACCCCTGGTCCGGGCCCTGGGGCTGCCGGGGCCGGACAGGCGGGAGGACGCGCTGAACCAGGCCTCACTGATGCAGCTGGCCACCGCCGCGGGGATGAATCGGCTGGAGCAGCTGCGGCGCGACAGCGACCCGCCGGAGGTCATGGACATGCTGCGGCGGCGCACCCAGGAGCGGGGACTTGCGGCCTGGGAACGACTGGGCAGGTCCGCGGCAGAGGCGGCCACCCCCAGCCAGCGGTACGCGCAGCTGCGGATGGCCATGCTGGAGGCCGAACGGGACAAGGTGCTGGAGCTGCGGCGCGGCGGGGATTTTGCCCATGAAGTCCTCAGCGAAGTCCTGGAACGGCTGGATGTGGAGGAGTCCATGCTGGATGCTTCCCTCAACGAACTGGGCGCTGCCGCTGAAGGCGGCGGCGAAGGGTTGTCCCAGCCCGGCGGCATATGCGACCACCTGACGGCCACCATGCCATCGCCTGCCCCCGCCAATCCGTCCTGTGCCGCGTGCGAGCGGGAGGGAACCACGCCGGTGCACCTGCGCATGTGCCTGGGGTGCGGAAACGTCGCCTGCTGCGACTCCTCCGTGGGCCGGCACGCCAGCCGCCACTTCAAGGAGTCCGGTCACCCGGTCATGCGCAGCATCGAACCCGGCGAAGAGTGGCGCTGGTGCTATGTGGATGACCTGCTGGGCTGA
- a CDS encoding NADH:flavin oxidoreductase/NADH oxidase: MPALFQPLTLRSMELEHRGWVSPMCQYSCDPDDAPGVPNDWHLVHLGGFATGGAAMILTEAAAVNAAGRISPRDAGLYNDDQAAAWQRIISFVHRHGVAGTKIGVQLAHAGRKASTYWPFSGKHGSVPASDGGWDTVGPSTTAFEGYAAPAAMTEEQIHGVIADFAAAAVRAVDAGFDTMEIHGAHGYLLHQFQSPLINQRSDDWGGDEAGRNRLMLAVVDAVRAVIPDSMPLLLRISATDWAPGGVDQAASVRLAREAAAHGVDLVDVSSGGAVANQQIKPGLGYQTGFSAAIRGEAGIATGTVGLVTTPGQAEHAIATGQADGVFIARAALRDPHWWLRAAFDLGHDLAWPPQYERAIPRRAF, encoded by the coding sequence GTGCCGGCCCTGTTCCAGCCGCTGACGCTGCGGTCCATGGAGTTGGAGCACCGCGGCTGGGTGTCGCCCATGTGCCAGTACAGCTGCGATCCCGACGACGCTCCGGGTGTGCCGAACGACTGGCACCTGGTGCACCTGGGCGGGTTTGCCACGGGCGGCGCGGCGATGATCCTCACCGAAGCCGCGGCAGTGAACGCCGCCGGCCGGATCAGTCCCCGCGATGCCGGCCTCTACAACGACGACCAGGCGGCGGCCTGGCAGCGGATCATTTCCTTTGTCCACCGGCACGGTGTAGCCGGAACGAAGATCGGCGTGCAGTTGGCCCACGCCGGGCGCAAAGCATCAACGTACTGGCCGTTTTCAGGCAAGCACGGCAGTGTTCCGGCGTCCGACGGCGGCTGGGACACCGTGGGCCCGTCCACCACGGCCTTCGAGGGCTATGCGGCGCCTGCCGCCATGACCGAGGAACAGATCCATGGTGTGATTGCCGATTTCGCCGCAGCCGCTGTCCGCGCCGTGGACGCAGGCTTTGACACCATGGAGATCCACGGGGCCCACGGCTACCTCCTGCACCAGTTCCAGAGCCCGTTGATCAACCAGCGCAGCGATGACTGGGGCGGCGATGAAGCCGGACGGAACCGGCTCATGCTGGCCGTGGTTGACGCGGTCCGTGCGGTGATCCCCGATTCCATGCCCCTGCTGCTCCGGATCTCGGCCACCGACTGGGCGCCGGGCGGCGTGGACCAGGCAGCGTCGGTCCGCCTGGCACGGGAGGCCGCCGCGCACGGCGTGGACCTGGTGGATGTCTCCAGCGGCGGGGCAGTGGCCAACCAGCAGATCAAGCCGGGCCTGGGCTATCAAACCGGATTCTCTGCCGCTATCCGCGGGGAGGCAGGAATTGCCACCGGCACCGTGGGCCTGGTGACCACCCCCGGTCAGGCGGAGCACGCCATCGCCACCGGGCAGGCAGACGGGGTCTTCATTGCCCGGGCGGCCCTGCGGGACCCCCACTGGTGGCTCCGCGCGGCATTCGACCTGGGCCATGACCTCGCCTGGCCGCCCCAATACGAGCGGGCCATCCCGCGCCGGGCCTTCTGA
- a CDS encoding tetratricopeptide repeat protein — protein sequence MSSPASRPVPPAAANPLNLRGAVDLSSLKRPASPAGTAAASGTTAPSGPAAGAPQSPQPGASAGGTELTVNVTEANFQQLVELSAQVPVVFALWAPYSPESGRMVETLERVVASYGGRLVLGAADIEAFPQLAQAFQVQAVPTAVAVLKGQPVPLFQGGAEEQQVRSLFDELLKVAAANGVTGSLDGGAGGEPEPAPLPPLHQAAFDAIEAGDYAAAAEAYRQALKEMPSDHEAKAGLAQVELMDRLQSLSAQDSEALRARAADEPDNLAAQLGVADLDVAGGHVEDALNRLVAFIGRNFGPERETARLRLLELFDVVGAGDERVAKARQALARVLF from the coding sequence ATGAGTTCGCCAGCTTCCCGCCCAGTCCCTCCTGCCGCTGCCAACCCGCTTAATCTGCGCGGCGCCGTCGACCTTTCCTCGCTGAAGCGCCCCGCATCACCCGCCGGTACTGCCGCCGCCTCCGGTACTACCGCCCCCTCCGGCCCTGCCGCAGGAGCGCCGCAGTCCCCGCAGCCGGGGGCCTCCGCCGGCGGCACCGAACTCACGGTCAACGTCACCGAGGCCAACTTCCAGCAGCTGGTGGAACTGTCCGCCCAGGTGCCGGTGGTGTTTGCCCTGTGGGCCCCCTACTCGCCCGAGTCCGGCAGGATGGTTGAGACCCTTGAGCGCGTGGTTGCCAGCTACGGCGGCCGGCTGGTCCTTGGCGCCGCGGACATCGAAGCCTTCCCGCAGCTTGCCCAGGCCTTCCAGGTGCAGGCCGTCCCCACCGCCGTCGCCGTCCTCAAGGGGCAGCCGGTGCCGCTCTTCCAGGGCGGGGCCGAGGAACAGCAGGTGCGCAGCCTCTTTGACGAACTCCTCAAGGTGGCTGCGGCGAACGGGGTCACCGGGAGCCTTGACGGCGGAGCGGGCGGAGAGCCGGAGCCCGCGCCGCTGCCGCCGCTGCACCAGGCCGCCTTCGACGCCATTGAGGCCGGCGACTACGCCGCTGCCGCCGAGGCGTACCGCCAGGCGCTGAAGGAGATGCCGTCGGACCACGAGGCCAAGGCCGGGCTGGCGCAGGTGGAGCTGATGGACCGGCTGCAGTCATTGTCGGCCCAGGACAGCGAGGCGCTGCGGGCGCGGGCCGCCGATGAGCCGGACAACCTGGCCGCGCAGCTTGGGGTGGCCGACCTGGACGTGGCCGGCGGGCACGTCGAGGATGCGCTGAACCGGCTGGTGGCGTTCATCGGCAGGAACTTCGGCCCGGAGCGGGAGACCGCGCGGCTGCGGCTGCTGGAGCTGTTCGACGTGGTCGGCGCCGGTGATGAGCGGGTGGCAAAGGCACGGCAGGCGCTTGCCCGGGTGCTGTTCTAG
- a CDS encoding AI-2E family transporter has product MTDKTDPSSAAAGKSGDAKGPVPAPVPPLGMAAAAHRRGHATAALGQVVRRLRQPLPGAQPRLRFEMPPEYTGQVPEADHGGEDEPQFGHPGPRMSPQHPLYMGFMGTVGVGLALLVYWIGSHTTQLLLWIVAALFIALGLEPVVGWLENRRIPRPAGILVSVAVLMGAVVGFFATLIPTIVEQVSEIVRQAPDWVRSFMDSDFFRSLDDQFGVRDRITEELDKFVNDPAAMGGIFGGVVGFGSTVANGLFGTLIVLVLSLYFLAALPAMKKWGYRLAPRSRRKRVAALSEEITRSVGNYVIGQACVALLNATFAFVVMSIVGIPFALLLAFVVVLLAFIPLVGGMIAGIVVVLVSLTEGWQAAAIYAVCYFAYLQFEAYFISPRIMQKAVAVPGAVAVISVIAGGSLLGVLGALIAIPTAAAVLLLLREIYIVRQDQH; this is encoded by the coding sequence GTGACTGACAAGACGGACCCGTCCTCGGCGGCAGCCGGAAAATCCGGGGATGCCAAGGGCCCTGTCCCTGCGCCGGTGCCTCCCCTCGGCATGGCAGCAGCCGCGCACCGCAGGGGTCACGCCACCGCCGCCCTTGGCCAGGTGGTCCGCAGGCTCCGCCAGCCCCTGCCGGGGGCACAGCCCAGGCTTCGCTTCGAAATGCCACCCGAATACACCGGGCAGGTGCCCGAGGCGGACCATGGCGGCGAGGACGAACCCCAGTTCGGCCACCCGGGTCCACGCATGTCCCCCCAGCATCCGCTGTACATGGGCTTCATGGGGACGGTGGGCGTGGGACTGGCGCTGCTGGTCTACTGGATCGGGTCCCACACCACGCAATTGCTGCTGTGGATCGTCGCGGCGCTGTTCATCGCCCTGGGGCTTGAACCCGTGGTGGGCTGGCTGGAGAACCGCAGGATCCCCCGGCCCGCGGGCATCCTGGTCTCCGTGGCTGTCCTGATGGGCGCCGTCGTCGGATTCTTCGCCACGCTCATCCCCACCATTGTTGAACAGGTATCGGAGATCGTGCGGCAGGCGCCGGACTGGGTGCGCAGCTTCATGGACTCGGACTTCTTCCGCAGCCTTGATGACCAGTTCGGCGTGCGCGACCGCATTACCGAGGAACTGGACAAGTTCGTCAACGATCCCGCCGCCATGGGCGGTATTTTCGGCGGCGTGGTGGGATTCGGTTCCACCGTGGCCAACGGGCTGTTCGGCACCCTGATCGTCCTGGTGCTGAGCCTGTACTTCCTGGCGGCGCTGCCGGCCATGAAGAAGTGGGGCTACCGGCTGGCGCCGCGCTCCCGCCGGAAACGGGTGGCAGCCCTCTCGGAGGAAATCACCCGGTCGGTGGGGAACTACGTGATCGGCCAGGCCTGCGTGGCCCTTCTCAATGCCACGTTCGCCTTCGTGGTGATGTCCATTGTGGGCATTCCGTTTGCCCTGCTCCTGGCGTTCGTGGTGGTCCTGCTCGCATTCATCCCGCTGGTTGGCGGCATGATCGCAGGCATCGTGGTGGTCCTCGTGTCACTTACGGAGGGCTGGCAGGCGGCTGCCATCTACGCGGTCTGCTACTTTGCCTACCTGCAGTTCGAGGCCTACTTCATCTCGCCGCGCATCATGCAGAAGGCAGTTGCCGTGCCCGGTGCGGTGGCGGTGATCTCCGTCATTGCCGGCGGCAGCCTGCTGGGCGTGCTCGGTGCCCTGATCGCCATTCCCACCGCCGCCGCCGTGCTGCTGCTGCTCCGGGAGATCTACATCGTCCGGCAGGACCAGCACTAA
- a CDS encoding alpha/beta hydrolase, translated as MTFDPASYQFTQSGGLVPIRASTVLPARRENIELQTEDGHRLVGELALPESGPVKATLITLHPLPTHGGFMDSHVYRKASYRLPALAGIAVLRFNTRGTASDRGTSSGAFEEGIGERHDVEAAVRFAVERGLPNRWLVGWSFGTELALMYGALEPVAGEIEGAVLLSPPLHRATDKHLQLWAESGKPLTVLVPEHDDFLQPAEAAERFRLVPQARVVGVAGAKHLWVGEKYAGRVLNDIVALVSPDSGAAPLPQEWDGPVATAGA; from the coding sequence ATGACTTTTGATCCGGCGTCGTACCAATTCACCCAGTCCGGGGGCCTTGTCCCCATCCGTGCCTCCACTGTCCTGCCTGCCCGGCGCGAGAACATCGAACTGCAGACCGAGGACGGCCACAGGCTGGTGGGCGAACTGGCGCTGCCGGAATCGGGTCCGGTCAAGGCCACGCTGATCACGCTCCATCCGCTGCCGACGCACGGCGGCTTCATGGATTCCCACGTCTACCGCAAGGCCTCCTACCGGCTGCCGGCGCTGGCGGGAATTGCGGTGCTGCGCTTCAATACGCGGGGTACCGCCTCCGACCGCGGCACAAGCAGCGGGGCGTTCGAGGAAGGGATCGGGGAGCGGCATGACGTCGAGGCGGCCGTGCGGTTCGCCGTTGAGCGGGGACTTCCCAACCGCTGGCTGGTGGGCTGGTCATTCGGGACCGAACTGGCGCTGATGTACGGCGCCCTGGAGCCGGTGGCCGGGGAGATCGAGGGCGCGGTGCTGTTGTCGCCGCCGCTGCACCGGGCCACGGACAAGCACCTGCAGCTGTGGGCGGAATCGGGCAAGCCCCTGACCGTCCTGGTGCCGGAGCATGACGACTTCCTCCAGCCTGCCGAGGCCGCCGAACGGTTCCGGCTGGTGCCGCAGGCGCGCGTGGTGGGCGTGGCCGGGGCCAAGCATCTGTGGGTGGGGGAGAAGTACGCGGGGCGGGTCCTGAACGACATCGTGGCCCTGGTCAGCCCCGACTCCGGCGCGGCCCCGCTGCCACAGGAATGGGACGGCCCGGTGGCCACTGCCGGCGCTTAG
- a CDS encoding ATP/GTP-binding protein, whose translation MPRSNRPRRPVSGKGSASGRGTGGKRSGEVPELDLERARAGIARRESAPDGEWMVRTMTARNAEKTYICPECSTAVLPGVAHLVVWKDDHLFGAAAGLAERRHWHTNCWMTRSYRYR comes from the coding sequence ATGCCGCGTTCCAACCGTCCCCGCCGTCCCGTTTCCGGCAAGGGTTCCGCATCCGGCAGGGGCACGGGAGGGAAAAGGAGCGGCGAGGTCCCCGAGCTGGACCTGGAACGCGCCCGGGCCGGGATTGCCCGCCGGGAAAGCGCCCCTGACGGCGAGTGGATGGTCCGGACCATGACCGCCAGGAACGCGGAGAAGACCTACATCTGCCCGGAATGCTCCACGGCCGTGCTGCCCGGCGTTGCACACCTGGTGGTCTGGAAGGATGACCACCTCTTTGGTGCGGCCGCCGGCCTGGCGGAGCGGCGGCACTGGCATACCAACTGCTGGATGACGCGCAGCTACCGGTACCGCTGA
- the nucS gene encoding endonuclease NucS produces MRLVIAHCSVDYVGRLKAHLPLATRLLLVKADGSVLVHSDGGSYKPLNWMSPPATLRVSSPDDVDLELGVVEQWTVQSAKTDDRLIINIHEKITESSHDLGVDPGLIKDGVEADLQRLLAEQIETLGQGYSLIRREYFTAIGPVDILARDADGATVAIELKRRGDIDGVEQLTRYLELLNRDPLLAPVRGIFAAQQIKPQAKVLANDRGIDCVTLDYDAMRGVDDSESRLF; encoded by the coding sequence GTGCGACTTGTCATAGCCCATTGCTCCGTTGATTATGTTGGCCGGCTCAAAGCCCATCTCCCCCTCGCCACCCGGCTCCTGCTGGTCAAGGCGGACGGCTCCGTGCTGGTCCATTCCGACGGCGGTTCCTACAAGCCGCTGAACTGGATGAGCCCGCCGGCCACGCTGCGGGTTTCGTCCCCGGACGACGTGGACCTCGAACTTGGCGTGGTGGAGCAGTGGACCGTGCAGTCGGCCAAGACCGATGACCGGCTCATCATCAACATCCACGAGAAGATCACTGAGTCATCCCATGACCTGGGCGTGGACCCCGGGCTGATCAAGGACGGGGTGGAAGCGGACCTGCAGCGGCTGCTCGCTGAACAGATCGAGACGCTCGGCCAGGGCTACTCGCTCATCAGGCGCGAGTATTTCACCGCCATCGGCCCCGTTGACATCCTGGCGCGGGACGCTGACGGTGCCACGGTGGCCATCGAGCTCAAGCGCCGGGGAGACATCGACGGGGTGGAGCAGTTGACCCGGTACCTGGAACTGCTCAACCGCGACCCCCTGCTGGCACCGGTGCGCGGAATCTTCGCGGCCCAGCAGATCAAGCCGCAGGCCAAGGTGCTGGCCAACGACCGCGGGATCGATTGCGTGACGCTGGATTACGACGCCATGCGCGGCGTTGACGACAGCGAATCCCGCCTCTTCTAG
- a CDS encoding cold-shock protein has protein sequence MAQGTVKWFNAEKGFGFITPDDSDGDVFVHYSEIQTGGFKTLDENQRVQFEIGQGAKGPQATGVTLV, from the coding sequence ATGGCACAGGGAACCGTCAAGTGGTTCAACGCTGAAAAGGGCTTCGGCTTCATCACCCCGGATGACTCCGATGGCGATGTCTTCGTTCACTACTCCGAAATCCAGACCGGCGGCTTCAAGACCCTCGACGAGAACCAGCGCGTTCAGTTCGAAATCGGCCAGGGTGCCAAGGGCCCCCAGGCCACTGGCGTAACGCTGGTCTAG